The DNA window CTGCCAGGAAGGGTCATAACATTTGGTGGTTGTGCAATGTCGCTTTGTGATCTACTCAAAAGGCAATCGAATTTTCTCTGTAGAGTTATCTTGAGGTTAGATCGAATAGAATTGCAAATCAAAATCGACCCATCCACTACTCTCTTCCAGAGGCGATCTTCCAAGTATGTATGATATATGATTTTCCAAGTATTTTCCAAGTCCAAGTATGATATATGATCTTCCAAGTACACTGCGTAGTAGTTGTTGTTGAATTACTCGTATCGCTGAATTGTTGGGCAGAAACGACTACACAATCTGTGCGGGCTTCCAGAGAACAACCATAAAGTACGAGCTACATTCAAAGTGAGACCTATAATTAGTAGTGTAGGAGGACCTACGGATAGGATAGGGTGGTTCCTAAACACAATATTCGCGCAAGTATTGAGCCATATACCTGCCCATTTGACAAATACCCGTATGTTCCTAGACCACCTACGCGCAGCACACGTGACAAGAGACTGTGTCATGGGGTCATTCGACGTCGAAGCACTGTATACGAATCTATTTAATACTCTGCGATACAGGCTATGTTCGAactgctgaaagaaaacataggaACCATCAATTTACACAGATTGTCAATCTCCCGATTGATGGTTCTTCTCAAGGCGTGCCTCGACTGCAATATCTTTAGATGGTCCGGAAATTACTTTGAACAGCTTAGAGGTTTAGCTATGGGGTAGAGATTGGCTCCCACCTTAGCTATTTCATTTGTGGCAAAAATTGAAGCACCTGTTCTAGAACTACGTCCGTTGTTCTACTCTCGGTACATTGACGATTGTTTTGTCATCTGCGCCACCCAAACGGAGATGGAcaaatgttttgacttgttgaaCCGACAGTCCGAACACATGAAACTTGCTAGGGAGAAACCACAGGGCAACtggcttccttttttgaacatccAGGTTGGCATCTCAAACGGTACGTACCAAACGAAATGTTATCGTAAGCCCAGTAATAAAAACatcttggttcattttctttctgctcattcATTTCATATGAAGAAAGTTGTGCTTAACAACATGTTCCGCACGTCAAGAACCGTTTGTAGTAGACCTGAGAAGAGAGAGGAATCGTTAACTTTAgctcacgaaattgatgtttcGAATGGTTATGAAATCGGAACGTCTAAAACGATACGATACCGAGGTGAACGAGCACGGCAATTGGAAAACCCCACCACAGATAAGATACAtctctgctttccttacatctccgatgaaataagcgctgccattaggcggtgtctgaggagagcagactTGGACAGTTCCGTTTCGGCcgttgaaataccaccgaataatttgaaacgtcagctagttcggaatcgtttgtacgataccatctgtacaacaccgaactgtattatttgtcccacaggtagacCAGGAGACTGCTTAAGATCTGGgataatctacctgatttcgtGCACGAATTGCGGCGACGAGTatgtcggtgaaacggcacgaccgctgtatgttcgcatcaaagagcacgtgaacgGCAAGAgtaggttacgagaatggacacctttaggtgcccatagaacacaaaaacacgatggagccgattttgaaa is part of the Necator americanus strain Aroian chromosome V, whole genome shotgun sequence genome and encodes:
- a CDS encoding hypothetical protein (NECATOR_CHRV.G20512.T1); protein product: MKKVVLNNMFRTSRTVCSRPEKREESLTLAHEIDVSNGYEIGTSKTIRYRGERARQLENPTTDKIHLCFPYISDEISAAIRRCLRRADLDSSVSAVEIPPNNLKRQLVRNRLYDTICTTPNCIICPTGRPGDCLRSGIIYLISCTNCGDEYVGETARPLYVRIKEHVNGKSRLREWTPLGAHRTQKHDGADFESRAQILTHESKTLAQKSLEAFRIQAKNPKMNRKGECLTITRELAPYLEWFFRSECDTRTIRPHDRPVSGPC